gaataatttcaattccgcataagtttcggttagccggcgcaattagttttagaaaagaCTATTCACGCCATCTAGTctgccatctcgaccctacaccgTGCTGCTTGCTTGGATGAGCTCGTGCTAGGCTTGAATTGAACAGAGAGATTGAGAGATAAGCTTGCGGAAGGTTTGATTTGGGGAAGAAGAAGCGAGTGCGGGTCCCATTTGAATGTACGGTAAATTTTCTTACGTATGCAACAAAATAGCTATAAAGATCAATTATGTATTAGATCACTATGAGTTTGTGTGTTAAAGGATAAATTAATCACCCTGCAGACAGTCAAACAGACAGGTCATTGTACAAACTGTCTGTTCAACTATCTGTTTATGATAAAAAGACAGCAGCTGTCTGCACTGTTGTACTTGCTCTAAACAGATTCAAGTGTCACCTGTAAACGGCGAGGCTAGAGAGAACTCAGTGGCCATTTCGTCTTCAAATATGCTGGCTGATTACACTTGCCCTGGCCTTTAAAACTAGTCAACGTCTCACAACCATCATGCCTTCTCTCTCGCTTGCCCGCTCGGCGGCTTGCTGTTGTTCTCAAGCTGTGGTTTTCTTCCGCCCGGCGTGTTCCATGAGAAGCGCCACGTTCCGGTCCGACGAGCCGCCAGTCGCCACGGCCTCCCGCGCCTTCCTGCCGAGCTCGGCGGCCCTCGTCCGCCGCGCGGCGCTCTCCTCCCCGCCGTCCATCACCGCCGCCACGGCGCTCGCCACGTCCTCCCTCGTCGCCACCACgtccacggccgccgcctcaACGCCCCACGGCGCCGCGTCCTTGACGCCCACGGGCACCCCGACCCGCAGCACGTCCACGACCAGCCTCTCGTTCATGAACTGCTCGGCGAAGTGTGGCCACGTCGCCATCGGCAGCCCCGCCGCGACGCACTCCAGCACGGAGTTCCAGCCGCAGTGCGTCACGAAGGCGCCCGCTGCCGGGTGCGACAGGATCGCCCtctgcggcgcccagcccctgaTCACGAGCCCCATCGTCTCCCCGACGCGGGACTCGAAGCCGTCGCCGGACAGCCACCGCTCGAACTCGGCGAGCTTGCCGGGCTTCACCGCCCAGATGAACGGCCGGCCGCTCGCCTCCAGCCCGAGCGCGATCTCGGCGAGCTGCGCCACCGACGAGCGCACCAGGCTGCCGAAGCTCACGAACACCACGGAACGGGGCTTCCTGGACTCGAGCCAACTCGCGCaccgggcggcggccgcgccctcggcagtcgccgccgccgccggcatggtGTTCAGGAACAGAGGCCCAACGGTCCACACCTTCTTGCCGATGGCCGCCTCGTAGGCGTCGACGAACCGGGGCTCGAGCTCCGCAAAGCTGTTGACCACCAGGCCGTCGGCCCTCGCGCTCTCGGCCATGATCTCCTCGCCGAACTCCTTCATGCCGGGGCCCGAGAAGTTCCCCGGCGACCGCGCCCGCGATATCTCGACGTCGATGGGGAAACCCGGGACGCGCACGGGGCGCCTGTCGTCGTCGACGCCGTCGAAGATCCTGTGGACGTTCATCTGGCGCATGCacaaggaggagaaggcgcagAACCCGTCGAACGCGAGCCGCAGCACGCCGAGCTCccgggccgcggcgccggcccaCGGGTGGCAGGCGTCGGCGACGAGGCAGCTTgccggaggggcggcggcgtcgtcccGGAGGCGCGCAACGAGAGGCGCGCGGAGCATGGCGCAGGCGTCGTTGaagcggccgaggaggccggcgcccgGGAGCGCGTCGAGGCTCTCGCAGCCCTCGGGGAGGCCGGCCTCGGCGCAGGGGAAGCGGAGCGGGAGGAAGCGGATCGGGAGCGCGTCGTCGCCGGGGCCGCGGCCGAGGCGGGGCAGGTTGAGGGGCGTGGTGACGAACGTGACGAGCGCGCCCCGGCACGCCAGGGCCCGCGCCATGTCGAGCATCGGGCCGGCATGGCCCGCGGCCATCATCGGCACCAGCACGAAGTGCGGCGCTGTCTCAGCGCCGACGCCGGCCGCACCGCTGCCCGGCGACATGACTGGCGGACCAGGCGAGTGGCCCGACGAAGTCTTGTTGGATGCTTTTGTCGATGTGTGATTGGCTTTTGCGCAAGAGTACTGCAAAGCGTGGTCGTCCTCAAAGCTGCTACGATGTCACTTTAGTTCAAGAGATAACACACAGCAGGTAGCATGATAAGATGGTTTAGACGGGTGAGTCCAAGAGTGTTGGCACTGGATTTTGCGATCTTCTAAGTAGAACTCTACTTTTATCACTTGATGAAGACTAGTCATGGTGCAATGATCGGTTTTCGTTGTGGGTGTAGCTGTAGCGTTTGGTTTTTAGATTCGATTTACTTATAAATTGGatcaatttttttcttattaTTAATATACATTGAACCGTTCCTCTCTTAATAAAAAACACGCTCAGGCGCGTTCGCTAAAAAAAACATACACTAAACCGCAAggttcatgatttttttttaaaaaaaaagagaagggcTGCCTCTACGTGGTGAGCTAGACGAccccttctccttctcttctcaGTTTGTTCAGTCCTGCTGTCATACAAAAATATTTCTGATAAGCACACAAACTAGATGTGAGCGGTCATCTTTTGGTGTGAGCCTACATGAATAGTTCTAGATGCATGAAGACCCAACCAAAACCGGATGAGCCAACTGGTGCTCGGATGCAGGGTCGTCTTTCTAACGAGTATATATAAATGGTTAAGGTAACTAGAGATAATCCGCTGCCCCTCTCAAGCTGTTTCTTCTGtctctttgtttttttaataaataagcTGTTTCTACTCAAATATGCTAGTTTGCATTTGCCATCATGCGTGCTTGTTGTGAGAGGTTGGAGGGAAACAAGTTAGCTCGGCGTTCCTGTGTCAATAGTGACAAGCAAGGGCTGTTGGGTATGGTGTAATAGACACTATCAGTTTTTTTGTTTTGTATCAGTCCAGAGGTTTTGGCTTTGTATTTAGAACCGTGATCAGGACACACCAGACTCTGTCAACTGGGGCATTGGAGGTTATTAGGTCAGTGCACGATGTTGTCAGCCAACGCAGCGAATGTACCCGCTACACTACGAGTTTGATCACTTGGCTGGCTGATCTATTTATTGCTATTTTGTCTTAATAGCAATAAGCCTTTTCATGTAAAGATCACACTGAGAGCTCAAAAGGTTTTTTTGATGTACCAGTGGCCAGGTCGATTTCCTAGTGGTCCATTTTTGTTTAATGAAAGAGTCTATTTTAGCTCAACACTTCCATCCCATCCGACCTCTTTCTTCTTTGGTGAGCGACGAGCCGTGCACGGTAAAGCGGCCGAGGCCGCCCGGAGCGCTTCGAGACTCTCGCAgccctaggagaggccggcctcGGTGCAGGGGAAGCGGATCGGGagcgcgccgtcgccggcgccgcggccgaggCGGGGCAGGTTGAGGGCGTGGTGACGAACGTGACGAGCGCGCCTCGGCGCGCTAGGGCCCACGCCATGTCGAGTATCGGGCCGGCGTGGCCCGCGGCCATCATCGGCAGCAGCACGAAGTGCGGCTCCGTGGGCGCCGGCGACGCGAGTGGCTCAACGAAGTCTTGTTGGGTACTTTGGTCGATGTGTGATGGCAAGGTGTGTGTTCGTTGTTCGCGCAAGCTGAGAGCTGAATCAGCTGAGTGCTGCAAGCGTGGTCGTCCTGATAGCTGCTACGAGGTCACTTCGATCCAAGTGATAAGTTGATAACACACTACAGGTAGCATGATAAGATTGTTTAGACGCGTGAGCCCAAGATTGTTGGCACTGGATTTCGCAAACTTCTAAGTACAACTCTACTTTTTATGATTTTATCACTTGGAGACAAGTCACGGAGTAAGGATTTGGTTGCTAGGGTCAAATAAACCATGTGCTGTATGGATTTGGTTGCTAGGGTCAAATAAACCATGTGCTGCTACAGCCTACTTCTATACAAATTCAGTGTACGGCATCATCGGGAGGAAAGAACAGCTTCGTACTTTGAAGTGCTCTGTACTTCATTTTATGCCACTACGCTAGCAGTAGAATACACAGGTCATGTAACTGCATAGACCATAGTGCATGGAGCATCTGGTGTACCAAACTAATGAATCATACATAGCATCCACCCCCAATAATACAACTGGACAGTCTGATTTCGTGCAACTCTGCAGCTGCTTCTCTCATGTTCATTCGATCACCAGGGGCCTGGCATGTGCAAGAGAGTGCCACTTTCACCAGGGCCAACAAGCACTGAAGGACTCCATTTTCTTTCTCCGGAATCGCTCGAGCACGGTCCTGGTATTCTTCTAGGAGATCAGCATCAACTGTCTCAAGTATCTGGTCAGGAAAGTTTGTCTCGCAGAAGTTGATGATGCTGAGTCCATTGCAGAAGAGAGGATCGGTTGGCCTTTTCCCCGTCAACATCTCCATCAGGACTACgccgaagctgtacacgtcTCCAGAAGTTGATAGGTAACTACCTCCGGCATATTCTGAATATTCGAAACAAAAGGTGCAGGGTATGACATAGTTAATCTAAGTgactatatatatttttatcgGTTTATCACATAAACAAAAGCTATAGCTTTATGTTCTTATGTTACCTGGAGCAATATATCCAATTGTTCCTTTCAAACTTACTGTACCAGTTGATCTCGAATCTCCAGCTGATTGTGATTTGGTTTCAAGATGGAACCTTGCAATGCCGAAGTCTCCTAGATGAGCGGTCATATCATCGTCAAGAAGAATATTGCTGGGCTTCAAGTCGCAGTGAATGATAGGACTCTCACAATCATGATGTATATATTGCAATGCATCAGCAATGTCAACAGCTATTTTTAATCTTTGAGACAGATTCAGGTTATTCACAGTGTGACCATAGACAGGAGGATGCAACCAAGAATCCAAACTGCCATTGAGCATAAACCTATAGACTAGAGCTTTGAAAACATTACCCTTATTATCAATTGTTGAGCACACAGTTAGAATTGGAAGAAGGTTGCGGTGCCGGATATTTCTCAGAGCTTGACATTCTGACATGAAACTCCTATCAGTCTCTTCCATGGCAAGGTCAATAACCTTCACAGCCACAACCACGGGTTCTGGAGTTTTTAGCATTCCTTTGTACACTGAACCATGGCTTCCTCTCCCAACCAAGTTAGATTCTGAAAAGTTCTCTGTGGCTTGAGCTAGATCCTTATAAGAAACTTTAGGAAATGTCTC
This window of the Panicum virgatum strain AP13 chromosome 1K, P.virgatum_v5, whole genome shotgun sequence genome carries:
- the LOC120685048 gene encoding UDP-glycosyltransferase 73D1-like, which produces MSPGSGAAGVGAETAPHFVLVPMMAAGHAGPMLDMARALACRGALVTFVTTPLNLPRLGRGPGDDALPIRFLPLRFPCAEAGLPEGCESLDALPGAGLLGRFNDACAMLRAPLVARLRDDAAAPPASCLVADACHPWAGAAARELGVLRLAFDGFCAFSSLCMRQMNVHRIFDGVDDDRRPVRVPGFPIDVEISRARSPGNFSGPGMKEFGEEIMAESARADGLVVNSFAELEPRFVDAYEAAIGKKVWTVGPLFLNTMPAAAATAEGAAAARCASWLESRKPRSVVFVSFGSLVRSSVAQLAEIALGLEASGRPFIWAVKPGKLAEFERWLSGDGFESRVGETMGLVIRGWAPQRAILSHPAAGAFVTHCGWNSVLECVAAGLPMATWPHFAEQFMNERLVVDVLRVGVPVGVKDAAPWGVEAAAVDVVATREDVASAVAAVMDGGEESAARRTRAAELGRKAREAVATGGSSDRNVALLMEHAGRKKTTA